From a region of the Actinopolymorpha singaporensis genome:
- a CDS encoding DNA polymerase domain-containing protein — MTSEETRDGVSLTNLDQPLFDGAGATKRDLVDYLDAIGDRIIAELAGRPLSVVRVLRGQQPFMQKNLPKYTPSWVPSVSVWAEASKREIRYALCDDRRTLLWFGNQRAIEFHPTLSRADSVTHPTVLILDIDPPEGEDLAAGFGLAVAAAKLVRQALADAGLAGAVKTSGAKGLHVVVPLTTGQDVWDVAAATRALAVRAERLDPAVATTAFIREDRAGKVFLDSTRAGGATVVAAYSPRVRPGVPVSYPVGWDTLDDVAPRDFTIHTVPELIGAGDPWAEEMPAPQTLPADLVAEGHTIPVARVQAMHEGKRRARARRGESS, encoded by the coding sequence ATGACGTCGGAGGAGACGCGCGACGGTGTGTCGCTGACCAACCTCGACCAGCCGCTGTTCGACGGCGCCGGGGCGACGAAGCGCGACCTGGTCGACTACCTCGACGCGATCGGTGACCGGATCATCGCCGAGCTCGCCGGCCGGCCGCTGTCGGTGGTGCGGGTGCTGCGCGGGCAGCAGCCGTTCATGCAGAAGAACCTCCCGAAATACACCCCGTCGTGGGTCCCCAGCGTCTCGGTGTGGGCCGAGGCGTCCAAGCGGGAGATCCGGTACGCGCTGTGCGACGACCGCCGGACGCTGCTGTGGTTCGGCAACCAGCGCGCCATCGAGTTCCACCCCACGCTGTCCCGCGCAGACAGCGTCACCCATCCGACCGTGCTCATCCTCGACATCGACCCGCCGGAGGGCGAGGACCTCGCCGCGGGGTTCGGGCTGGCCGTCGCGGCGGCGAAGCTGGTCCGGCAGGCGCTGGCCGACGCCGGCCTGGCCGGCGCGGTGAAGACCAGCGGCGCCAAGGGCCTGCACGTGGTCGTCCCGCTCACCACGGGGCAGGACGTCTGGGACGTCGCCGCCGCGACCCGGGCGCTCGCGGTGCGGGCCGAACGGCTCGATCCGGCCGTGGCGACCACCGCGTTCATCCGCGAGGACCGGGCCGGGAAGGTGTTCCTCGACTCCACCCGCGCCGGCGGGGCCACCGTCGTCGCGGCGTACAGCCCGCGGGTCCGGCCGGGAGTTCCGGTGTCCTACCCCGTCGGCTGGGACACCCTCGACGACGTAGCGCCGCGCGACTTCACCATTCACACCGTGCCGGAGCTGATCGGCGCGGGTGACCCCTGGGCCGAGGAGATGCCGGCACCGCAGACGCTGCCCGCCGACCTCGTGGCCGAGGGCCACACGATCCCGGTGGCGCGGGTCCAGGCCATGCACGAGGGCAAGCGCCGCGCCCGTGCCCGGCGCGGCGAGTCGTCCTAG
- a CDS encoding TetR/AcrR family transcriptional regulator — translation MPKIVDHEARRLELADAVGRVIARNGVNEVSIRSVAAEAGWSSGALRHYFATRDELLAFACEQVIQGVAARIINMRHTGTIHQAVRDALLETMPIDAQRHAEAAIAFAFLALGLSDPRLAKVQRTHFDSMYGLCLQIIRSLDTEGLLAPHTASTEVLARRLHAVVDGLSIQRLAGHLTPEIMITQLDAYLAEIILGTDESR, via the coding sequence ATGCCGAAGATCGTGGACCATGAGGCGCGCCGGCTGGAGCTAGCCGACGCTGTTGGCCGTGTCATCGCCAGGAACGGGGTGAACGAGGTCTCGATCCGCTCGGTCGCCGCCGAGGCCGGCTGGTCGTCAGGCGCGCTGCGGCACTACTTCGCCACCCGCGACGAGCTGCTGGCCTTCGCCTGCGAACAGGTGATACAGGGGGTCGCGGCCCGAATCATCAACATGAGGCACACCGGCACCATCCATCAGGCGGTCCGCGACGCCCTCCTGGAAACCATGCCGATCGACGCGCAGCGTCACGCCGAGGCGGCGATCGCCTTCGCCTTCCTGGCGCTCGGCCTGAGCGATCCGCGCCTGGCCAAGGTCCAGCGCACCCACTTCGACAGCATGTACGGGCTCTGTCTACAGATCATCAGGAGCCTGGACACGGAGGGCCTGCTGGCTCCCCACACCGCCTCGACCGAAGTCCTCGCCCGGCGCCTGCACGCCGTCGTCGACGGTCTGTCCATCCAACGACTGGCCGGCCATCTGACCCCCGAGATCATGATCACCCAGCTCGATGCCTACCTGGCCGAAATCATCCTCGGCACCGACGAGAGTCGCTGA
- a CDS encoding RNA polymerase sigma factor: MTEVEDLLRTLAPRVLGAVVRRYGHFDTAEDATQEALLAAATRWPVDGVPDDPRAWLVTVAARRLTDLLRNEQARRRREDAVASWVLPDQWLAPPADRPASDTDDSLILLFMCCHPALSAEGQIALTLRAVGGLTTAEVARAFLVSEQTMARRIGRAKQRVRDSGVAFGIPAGAARDDRLAAVLHVLYLIFNEGYASTSGPNLHRVELATEAIRLTRMVHRLLPDDGEVAGLLALMLLTDARRAARVGPDGELVPMDEQDRGRWEAAQIAEGVRLVTAALPRGHAGPYQLQAAIAALHDEAPSAEETDWPQIAALYGLLRGISGNPVVALNHAVAVAMVDGPRAGLALVGALESDERLAQDHRLHAVRGHLLERDGDPAGARAAYLAAADRTSSLPRQRYLRARAARLADVEA, from the coding sequence GTGACCGAGGTCGAGGACCTGCTGCGCACCCTGGCGCCGCGGGTCCTCGGCGCGGTCGTACGCAGGTACGGCCACTTCGACACTGCCGAGGACGCCACCCAGGAGGCCCTGCTGGCCGCCGCCACCCGGTGGCCGGTCGACGGCGTGCCGGACGACCCGCGTGCCTGGCTGGTCACCGTCGCCGCCCGGCGGCTCACCGACCTCCTCCGCAACGAGCAGGCCCGGCGGCGGCGTGAGGACGCCGTCGCCTCCTGGGTGCTGCCCGACCAGTGGCTGGCACCGCCCGCCGACCGGCCCGCGTCCGACACCGACGACTCGCTGATCCTGCTGTTCATGTGCTGTCATCCGGCGCTGTCGGCGGAGGGGCAGATCGCGTTGACGTTGCGCGCCGTCGGCGGGCTGACCACGGCCGAGGTGGCCCGGGCGTTCCTCGTCTCCGAACAGACGATGGCCCGCCGGATCGGCCGGGCCAAACAACGCGTCCGCGACAGCGGTGTCGCGTTCGGCATCCCGGCCGGGGCCGCACGCGACGACCGGCTGGCCGCCGTCCTGCACGTGCTCTACCTGATTTTCAATGAGGGGTACGCGAGTACGTCCGGACCCAACCTGCACCGCGTCGAACTCGCCACGGAGGCGATCCGGCTGACCCGGATGGTGCACCGGCTGCTGCCCGACGACGGCGAGGTGGCCGGGCTGCTCGCGCTCATGCTGCTCACCGACGCCCGGCGGGCCGCCCGGGTGGGGCCGGACGGCGAGCTCGTCCCGATGGACGAACAGGACCGCGGCCGCTGGGAGGCCGCCCAGATCGCCGAGGGGGTGCGCCTGGTCACCGCCGCGTTGCCCCGCGGCCACGCCGGCCCGTACCAACTGCAGGCCGCGATCGCCGCGCTGCACGACGAGGCGCCCAGCGCCGAGGAAACCGACTGGCCGCAGATCGCGGCGTTGTACGGCCTGCTGCGCGGTATCTCCGGCAACCCGGTGGTCGCGCTCAACCACGCCGTCGCGGTGGCCATGGTGGACGGTCCCCGGGCCGGTCTCGCCCTGGTCGGTGCGCTGGAGTCCGACGAACGACTGGCGCAGGACCACCGGCTGCACGCGGTCCGGGGACACCTGCTGGAACGCGACGGCGATCCGGCAGGCGCCCGGGCGGCCTACCTCGCCGCCGCGGACCGTACGTCCAGCCTTCCCCGGCAGCGATACCTCCGCGCCCGGGCCGCACGACTGGCCGACGTCGAGGCGTGA
- a CDS encoding YciI family protein yields the protein MILTYASQQDYDGMAGKGGEKPAWSEEDFAAMGAFMEKFNADLAESGELVETRGLDAPVHTRRLGSKDGRPVVTDGPYAETQEVLAGYWIVECDSFDRATELAARLADCPGPESVRATAYADVRPVVESRSELEA from the coding sequence ATGATCCTGACGTACGCCTCACAGCAGGACTACGACGGCATGGCCGGCAAGGGCGGGGAGAAGCCGGCCTGGTCGGAGGAGGATTTCGCCGCGATGGGTGCGTTCATGGAGAAGTTCAACGCCGACCTCGCCGAGTCCGGTGAGCTGGTCGAGACGCGTGGCCTGGACGCGCCTGTGCACACGCGGCGGCTGGGGTCGAAGGACGGCCGGCCGGTGGTGACCGACGGGCCGTACGCCGAGACCCAGGAGGTGCTCGCCGGTTACTGGATCGTGGAGTGCGACAGCTTCGACCGGGCGACCGAGCTCGCCGCCCGGCTGGCCGACTGCCCGGGACCCGAGTCCGTCCGGGCCACCGCGTACGCCGACGTCCGGCCGGTGGTGGAGTCCAGGTCCGAGCTGGAGGCGTGA
- a CDS encoding putative quinol monooxygenase — protein sequence MIFITARFRVRPEDADRWPEIVADFTEATRSEPGCLWFDWSRSLDDPTEYVLVEAFRDDDAGAAHVQSAHFQEARRTLPPHLAQTPRIVNVKTPGDDWSELGEMAVSGE from the coding sequence ATGATCTTCATCACCGCGAGGTTCCGCGTACGGCCCGAGGACGCCGACCGGTGGCCCGAGATCGTCGCCGACTTCACCGAGGCCACGCGCAGCGAGCCCGGCTGCCTGTGGTTCGACTGGTCGCGCAGCCTGGACGACCCGACGGAGTACGTCCTGGTCGAGGCGTTCCGCGACGACGACGCGGGAGCGGCACACGTGCAGTCGGCGCACTTCCAGGAGGCGCGCCGGACGTTGCCGCCCCACCTCGCCCAGACGCCGCGCATCGTCAACGTCAAGACGCCGGGGGACGACTGGTCCGAACTCGGCGAGATGGCCGTGTCCGGGGAGTAG
- a CDS encoding FAD-dependent oxidoreductase → MTRHASVWFTGPEGPTYPALDTDLDVDVAVVGGGLVGLTTALLAQRAGLQTVVLEARRLTAGSSGHTTAKVTTQHGLIYAELAKRHGWTAAGQYAAANAAGMELVTDLVERSGIDCRLTRAPSYAYTLDEGRVGELEAEVAAATKVGIAAGMADTAEQPFNVAAAVRFDDQLHFHPVRYLRGVAAAAAEAGAGIHEDTRVTDVSEGRDRVVTVTTSSGVVRARHVVMATLLPLGMIGGYFARTRPQRSYGLAARLRGPAPTAMTLSVDQPTRSTRPWLDPGPNGIIVVGNGHETGASDVDTEEQVRDLVEWTRATFDVEDVEYTWSAQDFTTPDHIPYVGAAPGHHAILVATGFGKWGLSNGSAAAMMLVDAMSGRSNPWASAFDARRIGDVRGVVKTVTDNLHVGKEFVGGYLGTPESRTLDQVLPGTGGLIRVGGQAMGVYRDPAGNLHGVRPTCSHMGCRLHWNAAETSWDCNCHGSRFDPDGAVLTGPATSPLQPRDPQATVNAHQDQDAEDEGAEGQGSA, encoded by the coding sequence ATGACCAGACATGCCAGTGTGTGGTTCACCGGACCGGAGGGGCCGACCTACCCGGCCCTGGACACCGACCTGGACGTCGATGTCGCGGTGGTCGGCGGCGGGCTGGTCGGCCTCACCACCGCCCTGCTCGCCCAGCGCGCGGGCCTGCAGACCGTCGTACTCGAAGCCCGACGGCTCACCGCCGGCTCGTCCGGGCACACCACGGCCAAGGTCACCACGCAACACGGCCTGATCTACGCCGAACTCGCCAAGCGGCACGGCTGGACCGCCGCCGGGCAGTACGCCGCGGCCAACGCGGCCGGGATGGAGCTGGTGACCGACCTCGTGGAGCGGTCCGGCATCGACTGCCGGCTGACCCGGGCACCGTCCTACGCCTACACCCTGGACGAGGGCCGGGTCGGTGAACTCGAGGCCGAGGTCGCCGCGGCCACCAAGGTCGGAATCGCGGCCGGCATGGCCGACACCGCCGAGCAGCCTTTCAACGTCGCGGCCGCCGTACGCTTCGACGACCAACTGCACTTCCACCCGGTCCGCTACCTGCGCGGCGTGGCGGCCGCCGCGGCCGAGGCGGGTGCCGGCATCCACGAGGACACCCGGGTCACCGACGTGTCCGAGGGGCGCGACCGCGTGGTCACGGTGACCACCTCCTCCGGTGTGGTCCGGGCCAGGCACGTGGTGATGGCGACCCTGCTGCCGCTGGGCATGATCGGCGGCTACTTCGCGCGCACGCGCCCGCAGCGGTCGTACGGCCTGGCCGCGCGGCTGCGTGGGCCCGCACCGACCGCGATGACTCTGTCGGTCGACCAGCCCACCCGGTCGACGCGGCCGTGGCTGGACCCCGGCCCGAACGGCATCATCGTCGTCGGCAACGGCCACGAGACCGGGGCGTCGGATGTCGACACCGAGGAACAGGTCCGCGACCTGGTGGAGTGGACGCGGGCGACGTTCGACGTCGAGGACGTGGAGTACACCTGGTCCGCGCAGGACTTCACCACCCCCGACCACATCCCGTACGTCGGAGCCGCGCCCGGCCACCACGCGATCTTGGTGGCCACCGGCTTCGGGAAGTGGGGCCTGAGCAACGGATCCGCCGCCGCGATGATGCTGGTCGACGCCATGTCCGGCCGTTCCAACCCGTGGGCGTCGGCGTTCGACGCCCGCCGGATCGGCGACGTACGCGGAGTCGTCAAGACGGTCACCGACAACCTGCACGTGGGCAAGGAGTTCGTCGGCGGGTACCTCGGTACGCCGGAGTCGCGGACGCTCGACCAGGTGCTCCCGGGCACCGGTGGGCTGATCCGGGTGGGCGGTCAGGCGATGGGCGTCTACCGCGACCCGGCCGGCAACCTGCACGGCGTACGACCCACCTGCTCGCACATGGGCTGCCGGCTGCACTGGAACGCGGCCGAGACCAGCTGGGACTGCAACTGCCACGGGTCGAGGTTCGATCCCGACGGCGCCGTCCTCACCGGTCCGGCGACCAGCCCGCTCCAGCCGCGCGACCCGCAGGCCACGGTGAACGCCCACCAGGACCAGGACGCGGAGGACGAGGGCGCGGAGGGTCAGGGCAGCGCATGA